One Diabrotica virgifera virgifera chromosome 3, PGI_DIABVI_V3a genomic window carries:
- the LOC126882608 gene encoding uncharacterized protein LOC126882608: MSSSESTELSPSNSAQNADEPTQPESFSKSEHESSDDDASGDESAPRASSPKSEMEEEYSSSEDEQMPENKFSDEEVRVAYEDLEETPQVSSENETRDSETPQVSEKPQARVEFDTSNSCNRRPEEKQANKRPRNPSSPTQNPELKKAKDLDAMQGSIDEIIARLHQSEIARKQDQQAYGQQIDRLMAELQKLNAINAQKDEENRGLVSRLMSLTQGPKASPEPTHDIASTNAKIEELIMNLQNSESIRQRERERHGRETAEMMAELKQLRATIEQKDLRNQELVDQLMRLTAEKQGQTPTPSDEVPIEVVMETEEGTESGNDGVYEFPKYRKRKNKNTTSQISQNARNNDMSEILSEASDAEKDHESNNSKKRRTQPATVKNTKPAEVAQVIIHQLSDDEEQKAKDNLQERQNRKNKKKTAVEASKASTSNAVAETKTSTRKTKPPAIILKSVIESQRILGKAATNGIGSVNKFAKSGRSIVIQTNDREGYLGMLKLLEDHTPKVEFIAYPIDAETNRAKRKIIRGLNTGLNLKALGAEIEKEGIEVRKIERMISKKPDKKELPLYIVTIGEDDEKKMAQISNLSYMKVTIEDEFRIKKDVLQCFNCQNFYHGSRACHCEARCVKCGENHKTSDCEKDRETAAKCANCGEAHTASYRGCKKAPQKRSKAPTPPKSRGAPSAPTRPNVSYANAAKGNVPSTSAPLDQNAMLCEMNAAMQNFANMMQKMVAAFDVIKQFNNTA; encoded by the coding sequence ATGTCGTCTTCTGAAAGCACAGAGCTTTCACCGAGCAATTCCGCTCAAAATGCTGATGAACCCACCCAACCCGAATCCTTCTCGAAGTCAGAGCATGAGTCGTCTGACGACGATGCTTCTGGCGACGAATCCGCCCCTAGAGCCTCTTCCCCCAAGTCGGAGATGGAGGAAGAGTACTCTAGTTCTGAAGATGAACAAATGCCAGAAAATAAGTTCTCCGATGAAGAGGTCAGAGTAGCTTACGAAGACCTCGAAGAAACCCCTCAGGTTTCTTCAGAAAACGAAACCCGCGACTCTGAAACCCCTCAGGTCTCAGAAAAACCCCAAGCCCGTGTAGAATTCGACACTTCGAATAGCTGCAACCGACGCCCCGAGGAAAAACAGGCAAATAAAAGGCCTCGTAACCCCTCAAGCCCTACCCAAAATCCTGAGCTGAAAAAAGCCAAAGATTTAGATGCGATGCAAGGATCGATCGACGAAATTATCGCTCGGCTGCATCAGTCCGAAATTGCCAGAAAGCAAGACCAACAAGCCTATGGCCAGCAAATTGATCGATTAATGGCAGAGCTACAAAAGCTCAACGCCATTAACGCTCAGAAAGACGAGGAAAACCGAGGGCTAGTCTCAAGGTTGATGAGTCTTACGCAAGGACCAAAAGCTTCCCCTGAACCCACCCACGATATAGCATCTACGAATGCGAAGATCGAGGAGCTCATCATGAATCTCCAGAACTCGGAATCCATAAGACAGAGGGAAAGAGAGAGACATGgtagagaaacagccgagatgATGGCCGAGCTAAAACAGCTGAGGGCCACGATCGAGCAAAAAGATCTAAGAAACCAGGAGTTAGTCGATCAGCTGATGAGACTAACTGCTGAAAAGCAAGGCCAAACCCCAACTCCCTCAGATGAAGTACCCATAGAAGTTGTTATGGAAACGGAAGAAGGTACTGAATCTGGAAATGACGGTGTCTATGAGTTTCCTAAATATCGTAAGaggaaaaacaaaaatacaacCAGCCAGATCTCGCAGAACGCGCGTAACAATGACATGTCCGAGATCCTTTCAGAGGCAAGCGATGCCGAAAAGGATCATGAGTCAAATAACAGCAAAAAACGACGAACTCAGCCTGCCACTGTTAAAAACACCAAGCCTGCTGAAGTAGCTCAAGTGATTATCCATCAGCTCTCTGATGATGAAGAACAAAAAGCAAAGGATAATCTTCAAGAAAGACAAAACagaaaaaacaagaagaaaacaGCAGTAGAAGCCAGCAAGGCTTCAACAAGTAATGCAGTGGCAGAGACTAAGACCTCCACAAGAAAAACAAAACCACCAGCCATTATCCTAAAGTCTGTTATTGAAAGCCAACGGATTTTAGGTAAAGCAGCGACGAATGGCATTGGCTCCGTGAACAAATTCGCGAAGTCAGGCAGGTCTATAGTTATCCAAACTAATGACAGAGAAGGTTACCTCGGGATGTTAAAACTCCTTGAAGACCACACACCAAAAGTGGAATTCATTGCATACCCGATCGACGCAGAAACAAACAGGGCAAAGAGAAAGATCATCAGAGGCCTAAACACAGGATTAAACCTGAAAGCTTTAGGTGCAGAGATCGAAAAAGAAGGAATCGAAGTTCGAAAAATCGAACGGATGATTTCAAAGAAACCGGACAAAAAAGAGCTACCTCTATACATCGTAACCATCGGTGAAGACGACGAAAAGAAAATGGCCCAAATCAGTAACCTCTCCTACATGAAGGTAACAATAGAAGACGAGTTCAGAATTAAGAAAGACGTTCTGCAATGCTTTAATTGCCAGAACTTCTATCACGGCTCTAGGGCATGTCATTGCGAAGCGCGTTGTGTGAAATGTGGTGAAAATCATAAAACATCTGATTGCGAGAAAGACCGGGAAACCGCAGCGAAATGCGCTAACTGTGGCGAAGCTCACACAGCAAGCTACAGGGGATGCAAAAAAGCACCCCAAAAAAGGTCCAAAGCTCCAACACCACCAAAGAGCAGAGGTGCACCTAGTGCACCTACTAGACCTAACGTTAGCTATGCCAATGCGGCAAAAGGTAACGTTCCCAGCACAAGCGCTCCCCTAGACCAAAATGCAATGTTGTGCGAAATGAATGCAGCTATGCAGAACTTCGCCAACATGATGCAAAAAATGGTTGCAGCTTTCGATGTGATAAAACAATTTAACAACACCGCGTAA